The window tttatatatatatatatatgttcaaatATTGCGTAACAAAAAATTTCTACAAAGGTTCGTGCAGGTCTGGACAGATATATCAGGGAGAAAAATATCTACATTACAAACTTAATGAGGTTTTTCAAGTGTTATCGCGACAATCAATCAAGTATCTATCATTTCCCTCAACTCCTCGTTTGTTTCTTTATAGGCAATTCAATTAGAAAGGTATAACTCCATTTGACAGTTTTTAAAAACTACATGTAAATCATCtttatttaaattgaaatataaagtaaaaaaccCAAAGACAAATGATATTgcatcaaaataaaaatgtgttatcTTTTTATTAACTTGAGCCTTTCCCTTTGTTCTACTTTTCTAATCGATTCATCTCCACCTGGAATGAGATCGATCCCATTTATTCATGACACTAGATCATGACGTGAAAAACAAGAGTGTGAGCATCTTGGAATCACACACGATGAAACATAAATCATCTCACTTCAATAATCAGGCCTCTGCTGAATATGTATGAGGCCTGGAGCGCTACTGAGTCAGGTTGGAAGGTTTTAAATGGCACCTTAATCATTTGCATCTGAATCAGCCAGCGTGTGTGAGGAGAAAGTCAGAAAGAAGAGCAGCTGCTCCAATTCACCTGTGATTGGgaagagtgtgtttgtgtgtgagctttCTCAACGAGCTGTGCAGCGATTGCGTGTTTATGACTTTGCTTCTGTCGCTTCGTGAAGTCCTGGTCCAGTTTTCTGCAGTGTTGCAAGAGCAGAATCGACATGTCTTTTTAATCGACAATTTTAAATCTACTGTGCAGTAGAATTAAATTGTGGAATAAAATAATTTCCAATCACAAATGTGTGCGGCTACAAGTTGTGTCTCAATAAACAGTCGGAGCTTCACTACGCTGATGACGACCGAACACACCGAGTCTGACTTTGCCATACATCGTGTCGTCTATTGGATAAGTAATGGACATTGTTGCtgatgcagggctctcaagtgtcacgcattgagcgtgagactaacgcatttcggtcttaagtcacgcactcccgccacacatcgtatttctcacgctgaaaaaaaactcggctatttaatgttttaatgtgccgcagcgcgcaaacatgagccgcgctgccctcaccgtggaggaatcaagcgctcccctggagttctgccgtgaggagccacttatatgctgctataggctgctataggcttatagctgccgggggacgttttaggatgcactgagtacctatctcctcttttttctctccttaaggatgaattttcatctctcaatcacaccttactaactctgctttctccccggagtccttttgacttcacgtctcatggggtcatcggaccctatgagacggcatagatcctatctgcctgatggatcgtctgggtcgtggaattcctgctcatgactacgccactgtcctgttgagactccgcccactgttgagactccgcccactcctcctccccaccgccatctgcctgatggatcgtggaatatgcctactatgaactattcatacactctgtcatattcattgaatgtattttaactctaaatctgtccttctgtacacattacatctattgtatctgtccatcctggagagggatcctcctctgttgctctcctgcaggtttcttccctttttttccccctgaagggttatttgggagtttttcctggtccgatatgaggttttggggcagggatgtctatgtgtacagattgtaaagcactccgagacaaatttgtaatttgtgaaattgggctatacaaataaactgaattgaattgaaattatcagccaatcaaaaaaaaagaaatgggccacacaatagccaatcagaaaaaaaaccgtatctgttgtatctgggtaagattgaatccagcaaccaatgaaaataaagcattctggaattgcgcgcgactgactgatatacGAACAtttcgttctggggggggggggggggggtgctgatggaaatgtcacttgcctgtcttcaaaacttgagagccctgctgatGATATTAGAGGAGCAGTTAATATCTCCCGTTTGACCTCGTATTATTCAAAACAAGAAACCCTTTGAAATATCTTCACGATATATCATTAAGACGATTTCTTTTCAAGCTCAACATCCTCTATCAGTGATTTTTCAAGCAGTGTGACGCGGCACACTGGTGTCCCGTGAGAGATCGTCAGGTGTGCCGTGGGAAATGATCTAATATCACCTAATTACACGCggacaatgcattgtgggatttgtAGTATTATGGTGGTGCGTGTGATATAGGCCTACCGGCGGGCCAGCTATAATAGTAAATAGATTTTATCATGTGGGCCAAAGATAATTGATTCGCGGGCCGGTTGTGGCCCGCAGGCCGCGAGTTTGACTCATGTGCTGTACAACATCCAGCCTCTGGATGGCAGGCTTGTCACAGAGCAGTGTTGTGTTACTGTGAGttatgcaaaaagcaaagtggaaACAGTTGAACTATCCACTAAGATCTTTATCGATATCAAACACAACATAAATGCTGTGTATCATTGACAAATCACTGCCCTCAATCAGTACCTGAAATATACTCAATTAAATCCCCCAGATTTGTGCAGCTTCCCTTGAATTTATATGTTGAACACACAGTGTTTATtgcagtatacaggactgtctcagaaaattagaatattttgataacgttctttattttctgtaatgcaattaaaaaaacaaaaatgtcatgcattctggattcattacaaatcaactgaaatattgcaagccttttttttatttttatattgctgattatggcttacagcttaagaaaactctaaaatcctatctcataaaattttaatatttcctcagaccaagtaaaaaaaaaagatttataacagctgagtgtttgtcaaggctcaggaaacccttgcaggtgtttcgagttaattagacaattcaagtgatttgtttaataccctactagtatactttttcatgatattctaatatttagagataggatatttgagttttcttaaactgtaagccataatcagcaataaatcagaataaaaggcttgcaatatttcagttgatttgtaatgaatccagaatgcatgacatttttgtttttttaattgcattacagaaaataaagaacttcatcacaatattctaattttctgagacagtcctgtatataaatatatatatattaaacacacacacatatatatttttttttttatttttttatatatacatatatttatatatatatatatcttttttatatacatatatatatattctgcactAAACACTGTTTGTTAAATATCTAAATTCACATATTGGAAATGGTTTTGAGAAAAGGAAATTTTCCTTTAAATTCTCTTTTAGTATTGAAGAGCTATATTGTTCTATATTATGCATATCATGATCCTTAGGCCCAGCAAAGATTTGTGAGATGAGATGTGTTTCCCAGATGTTAATGCTCCATCCTCCTCATTAACGTTTTCTTTCTTCTAGAAACTTCTGCCTACAGTGCATCTATAGTGCCTCTTGAGTCTAGAGAGAAACAAAGCATTTCAAATGAAAGCCTGACAATTGTTTTTCTTCAGGTCAGAATGTCCTGCGTGGTTATTACACAATTATCTTGCTTgttgcttttttatttgtacCACCAGCGAGAGTCAACGTCGCGACAACACCATTACCTTTTCTGTTGACATTGTTTTGGGATGTTTCACAGCTCTCAGTTCTTCTGAACATTACAAATGCATAGAGTTCAGAGGTCAGACCCAGGATACCGAGCGCCATCGTCTCTCCCGGATTTACACCCGAAGCAACCaaccacctcctcttcccttcatcGACGCCACTGACGTTTGCATATCGAGACTTTGTTAAGCCTCtttgtattttcattttaataagttgtttaaataacttttttctgTAACAAATTTACCCTCAATGTccctgttggagctatttattttgacatttgtattttgtgttattgtaaagcaatattgattattcattgctgatttaggttatattttgatttgtcagaagagcttttttcttatgatagttttagtttagttcattgtgattgttgttttaaatatatttaattttaggattcactgattgggtaacactgggcacatGTTGTTATACGTAGAGGTgtgtaggcacaggaccagcatgcaccagggtggccaatgttttttttttaccagcatcAGCAAAGAGTGTcagcgttttgtttgttctttttgtttatttggaaaataaatgatcagaatcAACATACCGAAATGGACATTAATTTCTTTTTGCCTGCGTCAACTCCGAAACCCACGGTACGTCAGAGgcaatttgatttgatttctaAGGACGAATGGCCTCTACAGTCCCATCATGAGAAAGCGAAAACTGGATTAAAAAACTTTAAGTATTCAGAGCCTTTGCTATACGCCAAAACTTTAGCTCAGGTGCCGCCCAATCGTTTGGTACAGATCAGGATTCAGGACTCACTGCTGAGGTGGCAGGTCAGGAGATGCTGAGAAACTGGTTTTGCTTGTGCGCATGTTTTCAGGTCAAAGTTCAGCGTCTTCCAGAGCTGCTCGGAGCTGTTGGTGCTCAAACACTCTGTCAGTAACATGAGTGACACAAGGTGCAGTTTGGGGAATTgcattcaatctattgtcattgcacagagtacaggtacacatgcaacgaaatgtgttcactgcattcaacccatccttagttattaaggagcagtgggctgcagtgatgcgcccgggaagcacctgagggttcagtgccttgctcaaggacacttcgacttgcaactaaagggtagagcggggatcgaaccgacaaccttggggttgcaggacgacccccccttaccccactgagctacagctacAGCCGGAATGTTTAATCCTGCATATTTtgtaaacaaatgtttttttattgtttttattcgcAGAAAGAAATTGAATAGATTATCATTTTAATTTCCCTATTTATGAAATATTTCCTCTTTTTACTCTCTTTATAGTTTAACATATCCCAATGAACAACATAGATGACGGGTTGTTATTCTCTAACCATCTCAAAGTTGACATTTAATCACGCTGCAGATTTTGCAAACAGCATTGTGTTCTCCAAATGTCACAGCGGAGTGTGGGAAGCCTTCAGCGTCTCAGGGCCAAAGCCGTCGACAGAAACACAACATTCATTATCTCAGAAAGCTTTCATGTTCCCGTTTCATCACACAATGAATGGGGAGGGAATAGGGATTTAGATTAACGTGTTTATTGACTCAAATTCAACAAAATCGAAGAGAAAGCACATGTTAGACACCAATACAATTATCCAAATACACTATCAGTTAAAGTTGACCAgaattataatattatacataAACGTATAGAGAATTAGACATGCTCAAGAATATAAACTATTAGATGGAAAGACTACACATTTATTGTGTAGTTTTTAATAGATGAGAGCAAAACCACTGTTTAAAGTATATTTAATCCCAGTAGAATATTTTTCCGTGCAAAATAAACTTTCGATACATAAACCTCCACACATTTGTTTAAATTATAAATCTTTACACACGTATATCCTTTAAATCAAAgtggatttgtgttttttacacCTGTAGAGATTCAGTGAAAGAGACCGCTGAGCCTTTTTTTCATTTCGGGCCGTGAAGTGTTTGATGTGTAAACCTTGCAACTCCACTTTGTCCGTTTCTTTATTTCAGTAAGCTTTAAATTAATGTGGCTTTGAACACTGACCATCAGATCAGTCCATTCAGATTAATAATGAAGTGAAGACGATACTGTAGAGTTGTTGTTTTAACCGTGGGCCTTTTGGAAAAAAGCCAGCAGATAAAATTCCTGTGCGtattcaaagcaaaacaaatattaCGCATAAATATCTTGAGAAATGACGTTATTCACAACAGCGCCTGCTAAATCTGCTGCGGTGATGGAGGCGTGGAGGCGCTGCATTCTGTGTGACATCGTACGGatgcttgacctctgacccctgtccTTTCCCAGTTTTCTCCTCCGGAACATGAAGTGGCTGCACAGATCGGAGAGGAACTTCTTGTGCAGTGAGGCATAAATAAAAGGGTTGTAGCAGGCGGAGCTCATGGCGAGCAGGTGAGTGGACACCTGGATGACGTTCACATAATTCTTCCCTAAAATGGAGAAGTCTGTGTCCAGGTCCCGGATCAGATTCACCACCTGTGAAGTTAGACAATGTTCAGCACTTATTCATAGGAAAAAGTTAATTAAAGTAATTAGTTCAAGAATTACATTATTTAGAAATGTGTTCATATAAGTATCACTTTGCTAATTTGAAACTTTTCATCGTGACTGAATATTTAGTTGGTTTGCTTTTTTTAAGCTAATTCGCTAAtaagattttaaaaacaaatcaacTGAACTAAAGAATCCGTCACAGCGGTATATGAGCAGTGACACTATGCACTGAACAAAGTGCGATTCATTTTAATTCATAGTGACACTTTGTTCACTGCTCATCCCGCTGTTACGGATTCTTTAGTTCATTAAAACCCTGCTGGTTCAAGCTGGTCATTCCAGTCTGGAGATTATGAGCTTTATTGCAGAGAATATGATGGATTGTTCCTCTTCCCTCATGTCTGTGCGATGAAAGCTACAGTAAGCTTCGCTTAGCTTGGCAGAAAAGAGGATAAACATTAAACAGAGAACATGTTTGATCTTGTTTGTGAAAATCAGAGTGTTAAAAAAGAACAGAGCGGAGACTTGGTCTCCCTTTGAATTCAAGACTTATTGAAGTAACTGCAATGGCCCAAAAGTAGCCCGACACATAAAGATCAACAGCAGTGAAGGAACCCTTTAGAATTATGATATCATCTCCcattgtgtgcctgtgtgtgtgttgtgtgtgtgtgtgtgtgttgggttttAGAAAGCCTTACAGGCTAGAAGGGGGCGTGGGCCATTGTGTGTTGTATTTATGCACTAATACAATACAGCAGACACACCTGGCTATAATCTGCACTCTACTGTGTCGACTtttcttgttaccttcgcattgaaaatgcggaaggttatgttttgatcgctgtgtatttatttgtatgcgtgtgtgtgttattcgcataactcaaaaagtattaaaccgaatcgcatgaaatttggtgggatgattggttattattcggggaccatttgattagatttttggatcgatcgggtcaaaggtcaaggtcatgaaaaggtcaacatcttctttttaccatagtgcggtcaatttgtatccaattggcatgcaactaatgccaacatgtggctgcggcgaagggacgcgctctaccgagtgcccgttctagtttactcaCGTTCTTATGCATCCATATAATCACCGCTCTCTCTTTGCCACGCCTCTGTACCTGTAAGGGAAGCCATGAGAAGGCGAAGCAGAGGACGGACACCAGCAGCAGGCAGAAGGtcttcctcctccgtctgctCCATGTCGCCCTCGCAGATCTCAACTCCTGACACGCCATCAAGCCCGACGTGGTCCTCTGCTTCAGGTGGTAGGATATCGCGCAGTAGGAAATAGAGACAGCAGCCAGTGGGACAAAgtaggagaagaggagaatgaAGCAGGAGTAGATGAGTCTTCCTCGCTCCTGGCCGTCCCAGAACTCCTCACAGACGTCCATCTGCAGCCCCGCAGAGCGCAGGTCCAGGTGGACGGTGTGGAGCGCCGTGGGTGTGGATAAAGCCAGAGAGGACAGCCAGATCAGGACCACCAGAGCCCAGCAGAACTGGCACCCTGCTCTTTTGCGGATGGGATAAGCCACGACCACGTAACGATCCACCGCGATGGCCATGAGGGACAGGCATCCGGCGTAGGCGGATGCGGACTGCATGACGGAGATGACGCAGCACATGTGGGCGCCGAACACCCATCCGCGCCGGTCAAAAGCGTAGGACGCGGTCAAGGGGACGCGGAAGACGCACATGACCAGGTCGACCAGTGCCAGGTTGCCGATGAGGAAGTTTGTGGTGGTGTGTCTTTTCTTGTTGCGCCAGATGAAGAAGAGCAGGAGAAGGTTGCCGGCGCAGGCGACCAGAACCACGGCCGCGTACAGAGGGATGAAGACGAACTTCAGGTCCGAGAGCAGGTCGAGGCCGGAAAAGGATGGGACTGAAAACGGGGAGGTGGAGAAGACGGGGCGAGAGGAGTTGCAGCAGGacgaggagaaggtgaaggaagaGTCTGACGTGGATGGAGATGACGAAGAGGATGGAGTGGAAGAGTTCACCCGGGATCGGCTCGCTGCCTGCTGCCAGTCCATCGCTGCAGGAGCCACAATGAATAACAAACTATTACAAATCCGCAGCACATTTTACACATACGATACCTAATTGAACATCATACTTGCCGACAAATATTTGCAAAATATATCAAACAACAATTTTATTGAACCCAAAGTGATATTAACGTCATGCGTTATAGAGATAGAAACACATTAGTGTCGATCTTCAACACTTTGTAAGTCTATCTCATTAAGAAGCTGCAGGGCCTGGACTATAAATTCTCCCAAACTCCCATATATCTCTTTACTTCCATCCATCTCGTCTGCACATAAtatcttcctttcttcttcactCTACAATTGTCgcctttttatttctctctgccTCGTAAAATATTCATCGCCAATCATCTGTCCAATCCAtggctctttctttctctttcgccACATAAATAACATCCTGAACATCTGCTGAATCGTCCCACTGACGTCAATGCAATTATTATTGAATAGTAAAGAGATGttatgtagattttttttttaacagatgaTTGAAAGATTGTTTCTTGTGTCTGACTTAAAGATTTGattcataaaaaagaaacatgacAGCAAGGAAGAGATCATATCTACTAAATAAATGACCTTGCAACTAATTCAactatatatttacacaaataGCAAAAAATCAGTATCTCCAAAACTAATTATGTCAGATTAGACAAATTccaaaaagttaaaaaacaaatgtgaaagCATCATCTGTAAATCAAAAGTCAACTGTAGAGCATGAATGAGTGTGTATTATTGTCTGACCACACCCCCTGTCATAATGTTACTGTTCTTACATTAT of the Pseudoliparis swirei isolate HS2019 ecotype Mariana Trench chromosome 11, NWPU_hadal_v1, whole genome shotgun sequence genome contains:
- the prlh2r gene encoding prolactin releasing hormone 2 receptor; amino-acid sequence: NVLRICNSLLFIVAPAAMDWQQAASRSRVNSSTPSSSSSPSTSDSSFTFSSSCCNSSRPVFSTSPFSVPSFSGLDLLSDLKFVFIPLYAAVVLVACAGNLLLLFFIWRNKKRHTTTNFLIGNLALVDLVMCVFRVPLTASYAFDRRGWVFGAHMCCVISVMQSASAYAGCLSLMAIAVDRYVVVAYPIRKRAGCQFCWALVVLIWLSSLALSTPTALHTVHLDLRSAGLQMDVCEEFWDGQERGRLIYSCFILLFSYFVPLAAVSISYCAISYHLKQRTTSGLMACQELRSARATWSRRRRKTFCLLLVSVLCFAFSWLPLQVVNLIRDLDTDFSILGKNYVNVIQVSTHLLAMSSACYNPFIYASLHKKFLSDLCSHFMFRRRKLGKDRGQRSSIRTMSHRMQRLHASITAADLAGAVVNNVISQDIYA